From the genome of Streptomyces sp. JH34:
TGGTGGCGCCCGAGGGTGCCGTCCGTCCGGCGTCCCTGGGGCTGAGGGACGGGGAGCTGATGGAGGACTACCTCCGCCAGTTCCGCCTGGGGCCGCACACCGCCCACCTGGCGTGGCTGGAGTGCGGGAGCGGCGCGGACGGTCTCCCGCGGCCATGGGATCTGGGGCCGGAGGGCGCGGACGGGCTCAGTGCGCAGGAACGGGACGCGGTGCGGTTCCGGGTGGCGCGGGGCATCACCGGGAGTCCGGGGAACGCGCCGGCCGGCTGGCGGCGATGGGCCGATGAGGCCTTCCATCCACCCCAGCCCTGGCGGCAGCTGCTGGGAGCGGCCGTGCGGGCGGCCGCGTCCGCGCCGGGCTCGGGCGACGACTACGTCTACGGCAGACCGGCACGCCGGTCGGCTGCGGTCCCCGGCGCGGTCCTGCCGAGCCTGCGGCGCAGGCCGACGCGGGTCGTCGTGGTGATCGACACCTCCGGCTCGGTCAGTGACGCCGAACTGGGCAGCGCGCTGCTGGAGGTGGCTGCGATCTCGCGGGCCGTGGGCGGCCGCCGTGACCTCGTCGGCGTACTCCCGTGCGACGCGGCGGCGGACCGCGTCCGGCCCCTGTGCGGCGGTGCGGAGGGCGTCGAACTGCTGGGCGGCGGGGGGACGGACCTGCGTGCGGGGTTCGCGCGTGCA
Proteins encoded in this window:
- a CDS encoding VWA-like domain-containing protein — its product is MSAHPPGRPAAPRSVLPRGVRADTLDTGKLFAARLQAVRARPYLATALFALHPVESRHVPTMAVDPYWRCYVSPAFVDRTSVEELAGVWVHEVSHLLRDHHGRGDRYAHRHGLSGPAERLRMNIAADCEINDDVFGEGLVAPEGAVRPASLGLRDGELMEDYLRQFRLGPHTAHLAWLECGSGADGLPRPWDLGPEGADGLSAQERDAVRFRVARGITGSPGNAPAGWRRWADEAFHPPQPWRQLLGAAVRAAASAPGSGDDYVYGRPARRSAAVPGAVLPSLRRRPTRVVVVIDTSGSVSDAELGSALLEVAAISRAVGGRRDLVGVLPCDAAADRVRPLCGGAEGVELLGGGGTDLRAGFARALESRPRPDVLVMLTDGQTPWPSRRPPCRTVIGLFGRHHGRSSYDESNPEYVPDGPPAWARTVTIG